A genomic stretch from Anaerococcus mediterraneensis includes:
- a CDS encoding CD3337/EF1877 family mobilome membrane protein, with product MKPSIVNRIKSNWTLKRLGKVAMTVAFTLVIAIFLLAMLGTVVQAAGLVDDTVNVANEYSRYPLENYQLDFYVDNSWGWLPWNWSDGIGKQVMYGLYAITNFIWTISLYVSNATGYLVQEAYSLDFISATADSIGKNMQTLAGVSANGFSTEGFYVGFLLLLILVLGVYVAYTGLIKRETTKAIHAIMNFVLVFILSASFIAYAPDYIKKINDFSSDISNASLSLGTKIVMPHSDSQGKDSVDLIRDSLFSIQVQQPWLLLQYNSSDIESIGIDRVESLLSTSPDSNNGEDREKIVAEEIEDRSNTNLTITKTINRLGTVFFLFVFNIGISIFVFLLTGIMIFSQVLFIIYAMFLPVSFILSMIPSFDGMSKRAITKLFNTILTRAGITLIITTAFSISTMLYTLSAGYPFFLIAFLQIVTFAGIYFKLGDLMSMFSLQSNDSQSVGSRVMRKPRMLMHAHMHRLQRKLGRSMTTLGAGSAIVTGKKGQSGSGSSARTQADHSRPDGKEKSTLGKRIGQTIGTVADTKDRMVDTASGLKEQVKDLPTNARYAVYQGKSKVKENVRDLTSSISQTKADRASGRKEQQEQRRKTIAKRRSEMEQVKQKKQPASSVHERPTTRQEQYHDEQTSKQSNIQTSYKESQQAKQERPAVKSDFSSPKVERQGNTVQEKTVQKPATSTTTADRTSQRPITKERPSTVQRVPLQNTRSRPPIKTATIKKVGKKP from the coding sequence GTGAAACCATCAATAGTAAACAGAATAAAATCAAACTGGACGCTGAAACGTCTAGGTAAAGTGGCAATGACAGTGGCTTTCACACTTGTGATTGCCATTTTTCTTTTAGCCATGCTGGGAACGGTGGTTCAAGCTGCGGGCTTGGTAGATGATACGGTCAATGTGGCAAATGAATACAGCCGATACCCACTTGAAAACTATCAACTGGATTTTTATGTGGATAATAGCTGGGGCTGGCTTCCGTGGAACTGGTCGGACGGGATTGGAAAACAGGTCATGTATGGACTATATGCCATTACCAATTTTATTTGGACAATCAGTTTGTATGTTTCCAATGCGACAGGTTACTTAGTACAGGAAGCCTATTCCTTAGACTTCATTTCCGCTACAGCAGATTCCATTGGTAAGAATATGCAGACCTTAGCTGGTGTGAGTGCAAACGGATTTTCAACAGAGGGTTTCTATGTTGGATTCCTCTTACTCTTGATTTTGGTTCTTGGGGTTTATGTTGCCTATACGGGACTGATAAAGAGAGAAACCACAAAGGCAATTCATGCCATTATGAATTTTGTGCTGGTGTTTATCCTATCGGCTTCCTTTATTGCCTACGCTCCCGACTACATTAAAAAAATCAATGACTTTTCATCAGACATCAGTAATGCCAGTTTATCACTTGGCACGAAGATTGTCATGCCCCATTCCGATAGTCAAGGCAAGGACAGCGTGGACTTAATCAGAGATAGCCTGTTTTCCATACAGGTTCAGCAACCGTGGCTACTGCTTCAATACAACAGTTCAGACATTGAAAGTATCGGTATTGACCGTGTGGAAAGCCTGCTCTCCACCAGCCCAGATTCCAACAATGGCGAAGACAGAGAAAAAATTGTTGCGGAAGAAATTGAAGACAGAAGCAATACCAATCTAACCATTACAAAGACCATTAACCGTTTAGGTACAGTCTTCTTCCTATTTGTCTTCAATATTGGGATTTCCATATTTGTATTCCTATTAACAGGAATCATGATTTTCTCGCAGGTACTTTTTATCATCTATGCTATGTTTCTGCCTGTGAGCTTTATTTTAAGCATGATTCCATCATTTGATGGTATGTCAAAACGAGCCATAACAAAGCTCTTTAATACCATTTTGACACGAGCTGGAATCACATTGATTATTACGACAGCATTTAGTATTTCAACCATGCTCTATACCTTATCGGCTGGTTATCCGTTCTTTTTGATTGCTTTTCTACAGATTGTGACCTTTGCAGGAATCTACTTCAAGCTGGGCGATTTAATGAGTATGTTTTCTCTACAGAGTAACGATTCTCAAAGTGTGGGAAGTCGTGTGATGAGAAAACCTCGTATGCTTATGCACGCTCACATGCACCGTCTACAGCGGAAACTTGGACGTTCCATGACTACTCTAGGGGCTGGGTCTGCCATTGTTACAGGTAAAAAAGGACAGTCGGGTTCGGGGAGTTCTGCAAGGACACAAGCAGATCACTCCCGACCAGACGGAAAGGAAAAATCAACACTTGGAAAACGTATCGGTCAAACCATCGGTACAGTAGCTGATACCAAAGACAGAATGGTAGACACTGCTAGTGGTTTGAAAGAACAGGTTAAAGATTTGCCGACCAATGCAAGATATGCAGTATATCAAGGAAAATCCAAAGTAAAAGAGAATGTCCGTGATTTAACCAGTAGTATTTCTCAAACCAAAGCGGACAGAGCCAGTGGACGCAAGGAACAGCAGGAACAAAGGCGAAAAACCATTGCGAAGCGTCGCTCTGAAATGGAACAGGTCAAACAGAAAAAACAGCCTGCTTCTTCTGTTCATGAAAGACCGACTACAAGACAAGAACAATATCATGATGAACAGACCTCAAAACAGTCTAATATTCAGACTTCATATAAGGAATCTCAACAAGCCAAACAAGAGCGTCCAGCAGTTAAGTCCGATTTTTCAAGTCCAAAAGTGGAACGCCAAGGCAATACCGTTCAAGAAAAAACCGTTCAAAAGCCAGCAACTTCAACCACTACAGCAGATAGAACTTCACAACGTCCAATCACAAAAGAACGTCCGTCTACTGTTCAAAGAGTACCACTACAAAATACAAGAAGTAGACCACCAATCAAAACCGCCACCATTAAGAAAGTCGGTAAGAAACCATGA
- a CDS encoding sigma-70 family RNA polymerase sigma factor: MKPSFFQTTIENQFDYICKRAMEDERKNYLLYLSRIAKREVSFSDVGDYLVSQFATTDNYSTDFQIFTLNGISVGVENDLLSEALRELPDKKREILLLFYFMDMSDSEIADLLKLNRSTVYRHRTSGLALIKKFMEEFEE; this comes from the coding sequence ATGAAACCATCTTTTTTTCAGACCACAATAGAAAATCAGTTTGACTATATCTGTAAACGTGCTATGGAAGACGAGCGAAAGAATTATCTGCTTTATCTTTCAAGGATCGCAAAGCGTGAAGTGTCCTTTTCTGATGTTGGCGATTATCTTGTTAGCCAGTTTGCGACAACAGATAACTATTCAACTGACTTTCAGATTTTTACACTCAATGGAATATCAGTTGGTGTTGAAAATGATTTATTGAGTGAAGCATTACGTGAGTTGCCAGACAAGAAACGTGAAATTCTACTGCTGTTTTACTTTATGGACATGAGCGATTCAGAAATTGCAGACCTGTTGAAATTGAACCGTTCTACTGTCTATCGGCATAGAACCAGTGGACTAGCCTTAATCAAAAAGTTTATGGAGGAATTTGAAGAATGA
- a CDS encoding conjugal transfer protein: MKKIRSYTSIWSVEKVLYSINDFRLPFPITFTQMTWFVVSLFAVMILGNLPPLSMIEGAFLKYFGIPVAFTWFMSTKTFDGKKPYGFLKSVIAYALRPKLTYAGKKVTLGRNQPQEAITAVRSEFYGISN; the protein is encoded by the coding sequence ATGAAGAAAATACGAAGCTATACCAGTATCTGGTCTGTGGAAAAGGTACTGTATTCTATCAATGATTTTAGACTTCCGTTTCCCATAACCTTTACGCAAATGACATGGTTTGTCGTGTCACTCTTTGCAGTGATGATACTTGGCAACTTGCCCCCTCTTTCCATGATAGAGGGAGCATTTCTCAAATACTTTGGGATTCCTGTGGCTTTCACATGGTTTATGTCTACAAAAACTTTTGATGGTAAAAAGCCTTATGGATTTTTGAAGTCTGTCATTGCTTATGCACTGCGACCAAAGCTGACCTATGCAGGAAAAAAAGTAACGCTTGGCAGAAACCAGCCACAAGAAGCCATTACAGCAGTTAGGAGTGAATTTTATGGCATATCCAATTAA
- a CDS encoding conjugal transfer protein: MRKEDLMMKFRKNQNKEKQIPKEKKPRVYYKVNPHKKVVIALWVLLGLSFSFAIFKHFTAIDTHTIHETTIIEKEYVDTHHVENFVENFAKVYYSWEQSDKSIDNRMESLKGYLTDELQALNVDTVRKDIPVSSSVRGFQIWTVEPTGDNEFNVTYSVDQLITEGENTKTVHSAYIVSVYVDGSGNMVLVKNPTITNIPKKSSYKPKAIESEGTVDSITTNEINEFLTTFFKLYPTATASELSYYVNDGILKPIGKEYIFQELVNPIHNRKDNQVTVSLTVEYIDQQTKATQVSQFDLVLEKNGSNWKIIE, encoded by the coding sequence ATGAGAAAGGAAGATTTAATGATGAAATTTAGAAAAAATCAGAATAAAGAAAAACAGATACCAAAGGAAAAGAAACCTCGTGTCTACTATAAGGTCAATCCTCATAAAAAGGTTGTGATTGCCTTGTGGGTACTTTTAGGGCTTAGTTTCAGCTTTGCGATATTCAAGCACTTTACAGCTATAGATACTCATACTATTCACGAAACAACTATCATAGAAAAGGAATACGTTGATACTCATCATGTAGAAAATTTTGTAGAGAACTTTGCGAAAGTCTACTATTCATGGGAGCAATCCGATAAGTCCATTGATAATCGAATGGAAAGTCTAAAAGGCTATCTGACAGATGAACTTCAAGCTCTCAATGTTGATACAGTACGCAAAGATATTCCTGTATCGTCTTCTGTAAGAGGATTTCAGATATGGACGGTAGAGCCAACTGGCGACAATGAGTTTAATGTAACCTACAGTGTAGACCAGCTCATTACAGAGGGAGAAAATACAAAGACCGTCCACTCTGCTTATATAGTGAGTGTCTATGTAGATGGTTCTGGAAATATGGTACTGGTTAAGAATCCGACCATTACCAACATACCTAAGAAATCAAGTTATAAACCAAAAGCCATTGAAAGTGAGGGGACGGTTGATTCCATTACAACCAATGAAATCAATGAGTTTTTAACGACGTTCTTCAAGCTCTATCCTACAGCGACAGCCAGTGAACTTTCCTACTATGTGAATGACGGGATATTAAAACCAATCGGAAAAGAGTACATCTTTCAAGAACTGGTAAATCCTATTCACAATCGTAAGGATAATCAAGTCACGGTATCGCTGACAGTGGAGTATATCGACCAGCAGACCAAAGCAACGCAGGTATCTCAATTTGATTTGGTACTTGAAAAGAACGGGAGTAATTGGAAGATTATAGAATAA
- a CDS encoding tetracycline resistance determinant leader peptide — MILKYPENICMLCMPMVMHKNPSDKSIYHWDFYALLGF; from the coding sequence GTGATTCTAAAGTATCCGGAGAATATCTGTATGCTTTGTATGCCTATGGTTATGCATAAAAATCCCAGTGATAAGAGTATTTATCACTGGGATTTTTATGCCCTTTTGGGCTTTTGA
- a CDS encoding helix-turn-helix transcriptional regulator: protein MRKKEDKYDFRAFGLAIKEARLKRGLTREQVGALIEIDPRYLTNIENKGQHPSIQVLYDLVSLLHVSVDEFFLPANNLVKSTRRLQIEKYMDSFTDKELSLMESLASGINEARNIED, encoded by the coding sequence ATGCGTAAAAAAGAAGATAAATATGATTTTAGAGCCTTTGGTTTAGCCATTAAAGAAGCTCGATTGAAACGAGGTTTAACTCGTGAACAAGTGGGAGCATTGATTGAAATTGACCCACGTTACTTAACTAATATTGAAAATAAGGGGCAACACCCCAGCATACAAGTTCTTTATGACCTTGTATCGTTACTTCATGTTTCCGTTGATGAATTTTTCTTACCTGCTAATAACTTGGTAAAAAGCACCCGACGATTACAGATAGAGAAATACATGGATAGCTTTACAGACAAAGAACTATCCTTAATGGAATCTTTAGCCAGCGGTATCAACGAAGCAAGAAACATCGAAGACTAA
- a CDS encoding antirestriction protein ArdA has translation MDDMQVYIANLGKYNEGELVGAWFTFPIDFEEVKEKIGLNDEYEEYAIHDYELPFTVDEYTSIGELNRLWEMVSELPEELQSELSALLTHFSSIEELSEHQEDIIIHSDCDDMYDVARYYIEETGALGEVPASLQNYIDYQAYGRDLDLSGTFISTNHGIFEIVY, from the coding sequence ATGGACGATATGCAAGTCTATATTGCGAATTTAGGCAAATACAATGAGGGCGAATTGGTCGGTGCGTGGTTTACCTTTCCCATTGACTTTGAGGAAGTCAAAGAGAAAATCGGCTTGAATGATGAATATGAGGAATACGCCATTCATGACTACGAGTTACCCTTTACGGTTGACGAATACACTTCCATTGGCGAACTCAATCGACTATGGGAAATGGTATCGGAATTACCCGAAGAATTACAATCGGAGCTATCTGCTCTGCTCACTCATTTTTCAAGCATTGAAGAACTAAGCGAACATCAAGAGGATATTATCATTCATTCCGATTGTGATGATATGTATGACGTGGCACGCTACTACATTGAAGAAACGGGTGCTTTAGGCGAAGTACCAGCTAGTCTTCAAAACTATATTGATTATCAAGCCTATGGTCGGGATTTAGACCTTTCAGGAACGTTTATCTCAACCAATCATGGGATTTTTGAAATCGTCTATTAA
- the tet(M) gene encoding tetracycline resistance ribosomal protection protein Tet(M), protein MKIINIGVLAHVDAGKTTLTESLLYNSGAITELGSVDKGTTRTDNTLLERQRGITIQTGITSFQWENTKVNIIDTPGHMDFLAEVYRSLSVLDGAILLISAKDGVQAQTRILFHALRKMGIPTIFFINKIDQNGIDLSTVYQDIKEKLSAEIVIKQKVELYPNMCVTNFTESEQWDTVIEGNDDLLEKYMSGKSLEALELEQEESIRFQNCSLFPLYHGSAKSNIGIDNLIEVITNKFYSSTHRGPSELCGNVFKIEYTKKRQRLAYIRLYSGVLHLRDSVRVSEKEKIKVTEMYTSINGELCKIDRAYSGEIVILQNEFLKLNSVLGDTKLLPQRKKIENPHPLLQTTVEPSKPEQREMLLDALLEISDSDPLLRYYVDSTTHEIILSFLGKVQMEVISALLQEKYHVEIELKEPTVIYMERPLKNAEYTIHIEVPPNPFWASIGLSVAPLPLGSGVQYESSVSLGYLNQSFQNAVMEGIRYGCEQGLYGWNVTDCKICFKYGLYYSPVSTPADFRMLAPIVLEQVLKKAGTELLEPYLSFKIYAPQEYLSRAYNDAPKYCANIVDTQLKNNEVILSGEIPARCIQEYRSDLTFFTNGRSVCLTELKGYHVTTGEPVCQPRRPNSRIDKVRYMFNKIT, encoded by the coding sequence ATGAAAATTATTAATATTGGAGTTTTAGCTCATGTTGATGCAGGAAAAACTACCTTAACAGAAAGCTTATTATATAACAGTGGAGCGATTACAGAATTAGGAAGCGTGGACAAAGGTACAACGAGGACGGATAATACGCTTTTAGAACGTCAGAGAGGAATTACAATTCAGACAGGAATAACCTCTTTTCAGTGGGAAAATACGAAGGTGAACATCATAGACACGCCAGGACATATGGATTTCTTAGCAGAAGTATATCGTTCATTATCAGTTTTAGATGGGGCAATTCTACTGATTTCTGCAAAAGATGGCGTACAAGCACAAACTCGTATATTATTTCATGCACTTAGGAAAATGGGGATTCCCACAATCTTTTTTATCAATAAGATTGACCAAAATGGAATTGATTTATCAACGGTTTATCAGGATATTAAAGAGAAACTTTCTGCCGAAATTGTAATCAAACAGAAGGTAGAACTGTATCCTAATATGTGTGTGACGAACTTTACCGAATCTGAACAATGGGATACGGTAATAGAGGGAAACGATGACCTTTTAGAGAAATATATGTCCGGTAAATCATTAGAAGCATTGGAACTCGAACAAGAGGAAAGCATAAGATTTCAGAATTGTTCTCTGTTCCCTCTTTATCATGGAAGTGCAAAAAGTAATATAGGGATTGATAACCTTATAGAAGTTATTACTAATAAATTTTATTCATCAACACATCGAGGTCCGTCTGAACTTTGCGGAAATGTTTTCAAAATTGAATATACAAAAAAAAGACAACGTCTTGCATATATACGCCTTTATAGTGGAGTACTACATTTACGAGATTCGGTTAGAGTATCAGAAAAAGAAAAAATAAAAGTTACAGAAATGTATACTTCAATAAATGGTGAATTATGTAAGATTGATAGAGCTTATTCTGGAGAAATTGTTATTTTGCAAAATGAGTTTTTGAAGTTAAATAGTGTTCTTGGAGATACAAAACTATTGCCACAGAGAAAAAAGATTGAAAATCCGCACCCTCTACTACAAACAACTGTTGAACCGAGTAAACCTGAACAGAGAGAAATGTTGCTTGATGCCCTTTTGGAAATCTCAGATAGTGATCCGCTTCTACGATATTACGTGGATTCTACGACACATGAAATTATACTTTCTTTCTTAGGGAAAGTACAAATGGAAGTGATTAGTGCACTGTTGCAAGAAAAGTATCATGTGGAGATAGAACTAAAAGAGCCTACAGTCATTTATATGGAGAGACCGTTAAAAAATGCAGAATATACCATTCACATCGAAGTGCCGCCAAATCCTTTCTGGGCTTCCATTGGTCTATCTGTAGCACCGCTTCCATTAGGGAGCGGAGTACAGTATGAGAGCTCGGTTTCTCTTGGATACTTAAATCAATCGTTTCAAAATGCAGTTATGGAGGGGATACGCTATGGCTGTGAACAAGGATTGTATGGTTGGAATGTGACGGACTGTAAAATCTGTTTTAAGTATGGCTTATACTATAGCCCTGTTAGTACCCCAGCAGATTTTCGAATGCTTGCTCCTATTGTATTGGAACAAGTCTTAAAAAAAGCTGGAACAGAATTGTTAGAGCCATATCTTAGTTTTAAAATTTATGCGCCACAGGAATATCTTTCACGAGCATACAACGATGCTCCTAAATATTGTGCGAACATCGTAGACACTCAATTGAAAAATAATGAGGTCATTCTTAGTGGAGAAATCCCTGCTCGATGTATTCAAGAATATCGTAGTGATTTAACTTTCTTTACAAATGGACGTAGTGTTTGTTTAACAGAGTTAAAAGGGTACCATGTTACTACCGGTGAACCTGTTTGCCAGCCCCGTCGTCCAAATAGTAGGATAGATAAAGTACGATATATGTTCAATAAAATAACTTAG
- a CDS encoding ATP-binding protein, giving the protein MAYPIKYIENNLVWNKDGECYAYYELVPYNYSFLSPEQKIQVHDSFRQLIAQNRDGKIHALQISTESSIRSAQERSKNEVTGKLKAVAYDKIDQQTDALISMIGENQVNYRFFIGFKLLLNDQEFSMKSLTVEAKNALSDFVYDVNHKLMGDFVSMSNDEILRFQKMEKLLENKISRRFKIRRLDKDDFGYLIEHLYGQTGTAYEEYEYHLSKKKLDNETLIKYYDLIKPTRCLVEEKQRYLKIQQEDETVYVAYFTINSIVGELDFPSSEIFYYQQQQFTFPIDTSMNVEIVANRKALSTVRNKKKELKDLDNHAWQSDNETSSNVAEALESVNELETNLDQSKESMYKLSYVVRVSANDLDELKRRCNEVKDFYDDLSVKLVRPFGDMLGLHEEFLPASKRYMNDYIQYVTSDFLAGLGFGATQMLGENEGIYVGYSLDTGRNVYLKPALASQGVKGSVTNALASAFVGSLGGGKSFANNLIVYYAVLYGAQAVIVDPKAERGRWKETLPEISHEINIVTLTSDEKNKGLLDPYVIMKNPKDSESLAIDILTFLTGISSRDGERFPILRKAIRAVTNSEVRGLMKVIEELRVENTPLSTSIADHIESFTDYDFAHLLFSNGYVEQSISLEKQLNIIQVADLVLPDKETSFEEYTTMELLSVAMLIVISTFALDFIHTDRSIFKIVDLDEAWSFLQVAQGKTLSMKLVRAGRAMNAGVYFVTQNTDDLLDEKLKNNLGLKFAFRSTDLNEIKKTLAFFGVDPEDENNQKRLRDLENGQCLISDLYGRVGVIQFHPVFEELLHAFDTRPPVRKEV; this is encoded by the coding sequence ATGGCATATCCAATTAAATACATTGAAAACAATCTCGTCTGGAATAAAGACGGGGAATGTTATGCTTACTATGAGCTTGTTCCTTACAATTACTCATTTCTAAGTCCAGAACAGAAAATACAAGTGCATGATTCTTTCAGACAGCTTATCGCACAAAATCGTGATGGCAAAATTCATGCTTTACAAATCAGTACAGAATCCAGCATACGTTCTGCACAAGAGCGTTCCAAAAATGAAGTCACTGGCAAGCTCAAAGCGGTTGCCTATGACAAAATCGACCAACAGACAGACGCTTTAATATCCATGATTGGCGAAAATCAAGTGAACTACCGTTTCTTTATCGGCTTTAAGTTGCTTCTCAACGATCAGGAGTTTTCTATGAAAAGTCTTACCGTTGAAGCAAAAAATGCTTTGTCTGATTTTGTCTATGATGTGAACCATAAGCTGATGGGCGATTTTGTTAGTATGAGTAATGATGAAATCCTGCGTTTTCAGAAGATGGAAAAGCTCTTAGAAAATAAAATCTCTCGTCGTTTCAAAATCCGCAGGTTAGATAAGGACGACTTCGGCTATCTGATTGAACACCTTTACGGACAGACAGGCACTGCCTATGAAGAGTATGAGTACCATCTATCAAAGAAAAAGCTGGATAATGAAACGCTGATTAAATACTATGACTTGATTAAGCCTACTCGCTGTTTGGTGGAAGAAAAACAGCGATATTTGAAAATCCAGCAGGAAGATGAAACCGTCTATGTAGCTTACTTTACCATTAACAGCATTGTCGGAGAACTGGACTTCCCGTCCTCTGAAATCTTCTACTACCAGCAACAGCAATTTACATTCCCGATTGATACGTCAATGAATGTGGAAATTGTAGCGAATCGTAAAGCCCTATCTACTGTCCGCAATAAAAAGAAAGAACTGAAAGACTTGGATAACCACGCTTGGCAAAGTGATAATGAAACCAGCTCCAATGTGGCGGAAGCTCTGGAAAGTGTGAATGAGCTGGAAACCAATTTAGACCAAAGCAAGGAATCTATGTACAAGCTGTCTTATGTGGTAAGGGTATCAGCAAATGATCTTGACGAACTCAAACGTCGTTGTAATGAAGTGAAAGATTTTTATGACGATTTAAGCGTAAAACTGGTACGACCATTTGGGGATATGCTCGGCTTACATGAAGAATTTTTACCTGCCAGCAAGCGTTATATGAATGATTATATTCAATACGTGACCTCTGATTTCCTCGCTGGTTTAGGTTTTGGTGCTACTCAAATGCTGGGGGAAAATGAGGGGATTTATGTTGGCTACAGCTTAGATACTGGACGCAATGTCTATCTGAAACCTGCTCTTGCCAGTCAAGGGGTTAAGGGTTCAGTAACCAATGCGTTAGCGTCGGCTTTTGTTGGTTCGCTGGGTGGTGGTAAATCCTTTGCGAATAACCTTATCGTCTATTATGCGGTGCTTTATGGGGCACAAGCAGTGATTGTAGACCCAAAAGCAGAACGTGGCAGATGGAAAGAAACCTTGCCAGAGATTTCCCATGAAATCAATATCGTCACTCTGACTTCTGATGAGAAAAACAAAGGCTTACTTGACCCTTATGTGATTATGAAAAATCCCAAAGATTCTGAATCACTGGCTATTGATATTCTGACATTCCTTACGGGGATTTCCTCTCGTGATGGGGAACGCTTCCCAATCCTTAGAAAAGCCATTCGTGCAGTAACCAATAGTGAAGTACGAGGGTTGATGAAAGTGATTGAGGAATTACGGGTTGAGAATACGCCACTAAGTACCAGTATAGCCGACCATATCGAAAGTTTTACAGACTATGACTTTGCACATTTATTATTCAGTAATGGTTATGTGGAGCAGTCTATCAGCTTAGAAAAACAACTGAACATTATACAGGTTGCGGACTTGGTACTTCCCGACAAGGAAACTTCCTTTGAGGAATATACCACTATGGAGCTTTTATCCGTTGCTATGCTGATTGTCATTAGTACCTTTGCTTTAGACTTTATCCATACAGACCGAAGCATTTTCAAGATTGTAGATTTAGACGAAGCATGGAGCTTTTTACAGGTAGCACAAGGAAAAACACTATCTATGAAGCTGGTTCGGGCTGGTCGTGCTATGAACGCTGGGGTATATTTCGTGACCCAAAATACAGACGACCTCTTAGATGAAAAACTGAAAAATAACCTCGGCTTAAAATTTGCATTTCGTTCCACTGACCTTAACGAGATTAAAAAGACCTTAGCCTTTTTTGGTGTAGACCCAGAGGACGAAAACAATCAGAAGCGATTGCGTGATTTGGAAAACGGGCAATGCCTTATCAGTGATTTATATGGTCGTGTCGGTGTGATACAGTTCCACCCTGTATTTGAAGAACTGCTCCATGCCTTTGATACCAGACCACCTGTGCGAAAAGAGGTGTAA
- a CDS encoding cysteine-rich KTR domain-containing protein, with amino-acid sequence MCPVCGNKTRLKIREDTELKKFPLYCPKCRQENLIEIKQFKVTVITEPDAKTQSR; translated from the coding sequence TTGTGTCCTGTATGTGGAAATAAAACACGATTAAAGATAAGGGAAGATACTGAATTAAAAAAATTCCCCCTCTATTGTCCGAAATGCAGACAAGAAAATTTAATTGAAATAAAGCAGTTCAAAGTAACTGTGATTACAGAGCCAGACGCAAAGACGCAGAGCCGATAA
- a CDS encoding lysozyme family protein — protein sequence MKLKTLVIGGSGLFLMVFSLLLFVAILFSDEQDSGISNIHYGGVNVSAEVLAHKPMVEKYAKEYGVEEYVNILLAIIQVESGGTAEDVMQSSESLGLPPNSLSTEESIKQGVKYFSELLASSERLSVDLESVIQSYNYGGGFLGYVANRGNKYTFELAQSFSKEYSGGEKVSYPNPIAIPINGGWRYNYGNMFYVQLVTQYLVTTEFDDDTVQAIMDEALKYEGWRYVYGGASPTTSFDCSGLTQWTYGKAGINLPRTAQQQYDVTQHIPLSEAQAGDLVFFHSTYNAGSYITHVGIYLGNNRMFHAGDPIGYADLTSPYWQQHLVGAGRIKQ from the coding sequence ATGAAGTTGAAAACTTTAGTGATTGGTGGTTCTGGATTATTCTTGATGGTCTTCTCACTGCTTCTGTTTGTTGCCATTTTATTTTCAGATGAACAGGACAGCGGAATTTCCAATATTCATTATGGAGGTGTGAATGTTTCCGCAGAAGTGCTGGCTCATAAGCCTATGGTAGAAAAATATGCCAAAGAATATGGCGTTGAAGAATATGTCAACATACTTCTTGCGATTATACAGGTGGAATCGGGCGGTACTGCGGAAGATGTTATGCAGTCCTCGGAATCCCTCGGTCTTCCACCTAATTCATTGAGTACAGAAGAATCCATTAAGCAAGGTGTGAAGTATTTCAGTGAATTATTAGCCAGTAGCGAAAGGCTCAGTGTAGATTTAGAATCGGTTATCCAGTCCTACAATTATGGTGGTGGTTTCTTAGGGTATGTGGCTAATCGTGGAAATAAATATACCTTTGAACTGGCTCAAAGTTTCTCAAAAGAGTATTCAGGTGGCGAAAAAGTGTCTTACCCCAATCCCATAGCCATACCTATCAATGGGGGCTGGCGATACAACTATGGCAATATGTTTTATGTGCAACTGGTAACGCAGTATCTTGTCACAACAGAGTTTGATGATGATACGGTACAAGCCATCATGGACGAAGCACTGAAATATGAGGGCTGGCGATACGTTTACGGTGGAGCTTCCCCGACTACTTCTTTTGATTGTAGCGGACTGACACAATGGACGTATGGAAAAGCTGGAATTAACTTACCACGAACCGCACAACAGCAATATGATGTGACCCAGCATATCCCACTATCGGAAGCACAAGCTGGCGATTTGGTTTTCTTTCATTCTACCTATAACGCTGGCTCTTATATTACTCATGTTGGGATATACCTTGGCAATAACCGTATGTTTCATGCAGGCGACCCAATCGGTTATGCCGACTTAACAAGCCCCTACTGGCAACAGCATTTAGTGGGAGCAGGACGAATCAAACAATGA